The region GCCGCCCGCCGATGCCGTCCCTGTCGGATTTCTCGGTCGGCCAACTCCCGATAACGAGCCATCAACTGCTGCTGCATCGTGGCGGACACATCCCACACATCCCCAGGTCCGCCGCCACCGGACAGCCGAAAGTCCACATTCCGTTCCCCTAATCGTCGGGACGGTGGAGCGACACCCCGCGGTGCATCTCCACCGATCGGCAACGCGTACCGTAACCCCTGATCCGGATCGGACTGCAACATCTGCATCAACCGGGAAAGTTCCTTCTGGCGTTTGTCTTGCCATTCCGGTGAAAGCACGTGAGACGCCCATGCTTCCAACCAATTCCACATCGTCGCCTGACCGGCGGTCGCGGGAATTTGGTCGGCAATCCATTTGGCGAACGATGCCAGCGGTCGCATCAGATAATTCGAGGTCCGCTGCACCATACCCGCCGATCGTTCATTGTCGCTCGGTGGAAGTTGATCGAGCGATTTCGATTGCGTCCCAATGTCACCCCGCGACTCCTGCATGAAGGATCCCACATCGAGCGGCCGCACGACTTCAACGGTGTTCAATCGGGAACTGTACGACACGCCTGGATCGGCTCCCGACCAATCGGCATTCGTTTCCGATGGTGGTTGCAACAGGTCGGCTAGCGTGAGACGATCGCCCGGATCGAACGCGACCAAACCGGCTTGCGGATGCCACACGAATTCCGTGTCACTTGGCCAATGACCTTGCAACTCCGCATCCGTCATTTGAGGAAGGAGTTCCGCTTCGACCGGCACATACAACTTCCCCGCGATCTCACCATACGCATGACACCGAAACGAAACTCGGGGCAAAGTCGAAGACAGCACACTCGCTAACACCCCAATCGGTGTGCGATCCGTTCGTGAGCGGGGCACGATGCGGACCCGGATCGCCGATGAGGGCACACCCCAAGCAACCATCTCCGCCAGCCAAGCCGACGCATCAGCCCCCGGTACAAACCAGGCAGACGCCTCACGCTGTGATTGCGGTGTGAAGCGAAGTTGCAATGTTTCGTTCATCCAACAATCCGTTTCACGAAAGGACGAAGAATTTCTTTGACGATGATTTCCGGATCGGTCGCCGAATGGTGGCCCAGGTAATACCGTGGCCCCCACATGCGGCCATCGCTCGACCAACCGGCGAGTTCGAAATCGGTCAGCACGATGGTCGCTTCCGGAATGCTTCGGTCGCTACTCCGCAGGTGCAGCAACCCCCGCGAATCCAAAAAGACTTGGCTTCCATCCGAAAAACTTGCGAATTTCAGCCGAATGCGAACATCTTGCGGTGTGTCATGCGGCCTGAAGAACGCATCTCGTCCGTCGGGTACAGTGAGTCCGTGATACTTGCGGATGATCAACTTCGTCGTTTCCTTCCTCAAGAATCCAAGTACCATCGGCCCGCTCGATCCGAATAGCATGAACAGTCCGTTTTCCGATTTCCTTTGTTCCGTCAGTAAGCCGATCGCGTGAAACTTCTTGCGAACATCGCGTTGCCGAACGACTTGGCGGATGTCCGGATCTAGCGAAAAACCCGGATCGGACCCGCACCGTGAGACTTCCTGATTTCGCGTGTTGACAATCCACAGTTTTGCATCACCGCGATGCCGCGAGGTTCCCGTGTTCACAAGGAGCCGTCGACCATCGTGCGAAATTCGTTTGACCTCACGTACGGGTTTCAATGGCTTTGAAAGTGGAAACCGGTGTCGGTCCGCGATTCGAAAAATTGCCGGTTTCAACATCAAGCCGAAGGGTCCGGATTCCCCTTCCACATCGAAGATCCTGACAAGGTGCGCCTCGGGAGTTGGTGGCAAATCCTTGAAGTCGAGTATTGTTTCAAACCAAATTTGGTCGCCGTCATAGAACACGGCGAAATACGATTTTCGCCCGATGAAATATCGCCCATTGAGCCAACGAAGCGGACTTGGTAACTCCACCTTGGTGAGCGACCGGGCATCGACCAATGAATGCGCGCTCACCGAGTTCCCGTAGATGACGAACAACACGCCGGTGTACTCGCAGACGCCGCGAACCGCGGTTTGAGTGGTCAGCAACACTGTGACGGCGACGAGATCGGTATCGAGGTCAATGGTCACAAGCCAAAGTTTTGATTGGCCGGGGTCACCAATCACGCATTGCGTGACACCGTTTTCGGCGAAGAGGCGGCACCAGTGCAATCGGCGTGATGGCAGATTGTCGGCGAGTTGCCGACCGCCCAACAACGGTCGATCCCAGCGCACGAGCCGCCGATCATTGGTGATCGACAACACTCCATAATTCCGCACCCGCCAAGTGTTTTCCGGTCGAATGTGATGCGACAATCGCAACGGAAACGGTGTGACCTTCCAAATCGCGGGTAGGTCCTCGGAGCGTTTGAGTTTCTCGTCCACCAACGGCAACCGTGGCTTTTCGGTTGGGGCAAGGAGTTCGTCGAGAGAAAGCGTTGCTTCCCGAATCCGTTTGGTACCAAACGGCGTGCGTTCGAAGATTTGGAATCGCCCGTCGCGGGAAATCGTCATCAGAAACGGAATCGGAACCGGCAGCGATGACAGCGCTTGTTGAAATTCCGGATCGCTGGCGACATCCTCGGCGGTAATCAGAATGGTATCGGTGTCCGGTTCATCGGGTTCGGACAGGGAACGTAACGCCGATCCGGGATGGATTTCCGGGCACAGGGCGTGGAGATGTTCCATCAATCCGTCACGGGTAGTGAAGTCCACGGGACGAAGTTTGTCACCGTCGGGACGGAACACGTTCACATGACCTTCGGGATCGCTCATCGCCAAAAGTGACAACGCCACCGACGTCGCAAACACTCGCGGCACACCCCACAACCGAATCCCGGCATCCACGATGATCCGACGACTTCGCGGCGGGTTTCGCGGTGGTGTTTCCCGACGCAGATACAACGCCTCCCGCATGGCGACCCGCATCATGAGCGTGTCGTCATCTTGCGCCAGCTCGCTGATCAGCAACCGATCGAGTGTGCCGCGATTGCTGATGTCCGACACACCCCCAATCGGCATTTCATCGCGGTCGGCCAGCGGTCGCGGCAACGACACGACGGCCAATAAATTCCGAGCCAACCGCACCATCCCAGCCAGTTCCTCGTCATTGCGAAGTTCCTCCAACAACTCCCGAATGGACTTGGCGGGCGGTGAACCGGACTCCACGGGGAGTACGTCCTGTTCCAAACTCGTTTCCATCCGCAGACGGAGAGCATCCGCATCAACGTGAACAGTCTCGAGCCCGTGAACCAACGCTTCCAATCCCGTGATGGACTTGTGGTTCGGTCCGGGCGCCCGATCTTCATCCGTCAACAGATCAGCCGCGAATCCGTTCTTCAGGGTCTGCGCCACCGATGTCGCGTTCTGAAAGGATGCCAATGCCGCCGCCGGGATGGATTCAAAGAGCATCGCGGCCAGTTCGGCTTTGACCGATGTGTGGTTACGAAGTGAAGGCGGTAGGTCGTGGATACTGCCAAGTTTGTCGGGGTACTCATGAAGCCAATCCCATGTGGTGCCCTGCAACACTGCAAGTTGTTCCTCCGTCTTCGGCCACGAATTCCGACATGCGGCGAGCAACATCACAATCGAGGCGAATGGTGGCAACTCGTTCGACCGCAATCGCGATAACACGGCTACGACTTCCTGACGAAACGCGATCGTGCGGTCATCTTTCCAGACGATCGCCTCGCCGTCTTCGGTCCACTTCCAGAACGAATCGGAAGCCGGACGAAGGTAATTGCGGATCGCTTCCACGTCGGTGTTCATGCTGGGCGTTCGTCTTTGGGAATTGTCGGTGACTCGGAAACGGAGCGACGCACCGCCGACCGCGTGGCTCGCACGAAGTCCTCGGCGGCAATGTGTTCAAAGCGTCCGTCTGGAGTCCACAGAATGAAATCCGGTGGTGCAACTCCGAAGGCTTGCATGAGCACATCGGTATCGACCGCCGGCGACCAATGCCACCCACAAGGAACCGCAATGCCATCTTCTTCGACGAACTGCGTGCCGGGAATCGGTGGCAACGGTGTTCCGCGAACGAGCACGAGGGGACCATTTTCATCGGTATCCTCCCGAGACACCACGAAGTGCCAACGGTCCAGACGGATTTGCGGTGCGGTGAGGGCGTACGCCATCCAAGCGGTCAGATGCGTTTGCAGGACGTTAGGTTCGCGAACGGTTTCACTGCGAACCAACTGCGGAACAACTCGGTTCGGAATCGCGGCTGGTATGGCGGCGATCGGCCATTCGATGTCCCAATGTGTCGCGAGCGGCTGCCAAGGTCCGTCTGGAAGATAACCATCCGGCACTTGCCGCCCCCATGGCACGAGTCCGCCGTCATCGAGTACGGAGAAGACTTCACCACGTCGCAAACTTCGCAGCGACACCGGCATTTCTGTCGAGTCCAAACGCAGCCACAACCACTCATCGACGACACAAACCGTCAATCCCGATAACGTCCGCACCGGTCCCAATTGCCCTCGATCCTCAAGCGGCAAACGAATGGCAAACCGATTGGGTTTCGTCACTCCGACAGTTCCAGTCGTTTCCAAAGTTGCTCCAATCGCTGTTCGAGAAATGTTCGCGGTTGCTCATCGGGAATCCATTGAATCCGCCCGCGAAGCACACCGAGTTGGTCCTGCACATACACGCGGCTGGTGTCGTCGAGCCCGTTCCCCTGAATGCGACTCTCCAGCCGATCGAGATCCGTCGCCAAGGATTCGACATTGGGCGTGTCGGATTGCTGAGCACGGGCGTGCGTTTGCTCATCGAAATCGGTGCGGTCGAGTGTTTCCTGCACGATCGTGCTGATGACGTCTTGCTGTTCCTCCGTGTCCCAAATGTGCCGAAGGATCCACAGGTCGGATGGCGAAACCGTCAACCGACCGCAGAGCAGGGCACTCGCCGCCTGCAAACGTTGGAGCTTGACCGCACGCCGATCCGAAATCGCAATCCCCGCATGACGCAACCGATGCACCAACTCCAAATACGCCGGCCGAACCTCCGAAAAATCCACATGATGAATCAGCGATTGCAAACCGAGAATTTCATCAACCGTCATCGCGGCCGACGTATTGGCGGGGGCTTTGGCATCTAACTGCCAACCGGCGGAAAGTACGTCGTTGAGTTGCTCTTGCGAGACGTTGTCACAGTGAACGCGAAGCAGAAACCGGTCGAACAACGCACCGAGGGCATCGTCTTCCGGCAGTCCGTTGCTCGCACCGACGACCATCAGCGTTGGAAGTTTTCGGGTTTCCCGACCACGACGGAAGACC is a window of Thalassoroseus pseudoceratinae DNA encoding:
- a CDS encoding AAA family ATPase, yielding MTTELTDENREQIRRFNEDVLQSLKQSFVGKDEVIDLLGLCLIGGENLFILGPPGTAKSALVQALARRIDGRVFDYLLTRFTEPNELFGPFDIRKLRDGELVTNTEGMLPEAAFVFLDELLNANSAILNSLLMVLNERVFRRGRETRKLPTLMVVGASNGLPEDDALGALFDRFLLRVHCDNVSQEQLNDVLSAGWQLDAKAPANTSAAMTVDEILGLQSLIHHVDFSEVRPAYLELVHRLRHAGIAISDRRAVKLQRLQAASALLCGRLTVSPSDLWILRHIWDTEEQQDVISTIVQETLDRTDFDEQTHARAQQSDTPNVESLATDLDRLESRIQGNGLDDTSRVYVQDQLGVLRGRIQWIPDEQPRTFLEQRLEQLWKRLELSE